A genomic segment from Diospyros lotus cultivar Yz01 chromosome 5, ASM1463336v1, whole genome shotgun sequence encodes:
- the LOC127801418 gene encoding uncharacterized protein LOC127801418 isoform X2, translated as METRHSNHHQGRDNDRRKALAQHGHIPTVEPSSGQEADLSTPSFKQALVAKVLGKRVESRRLSIRLHHLWRPEGRMEIVLLAGDFLLVKFFLLSDYNKVFASIPWTIDDHYIVLQQWFPNFNPSDAAITHVAVWVRLPKLPEECYEEETLLKIGKLIGEEVVKIDHHTKSRTKFQFARLCISIDLRNPVVPFIVIGGLLQRIQYEGLDLLCYQCGRYGHRQQHCLNFPSLHNPPSSQPEIPEELSFLEKTSLQRFPSLYGPWLQFRRRGNQHVMMRRTGTFHREEQVQQVQRGNNNTLRRPLDLQHGEGTSTSKSAENSLPAAVSLYSKSLPFQPTARTPSKPPLGFINELHQPQSPAAIELYSQVLQLSVEQFQIISPAVDLEKLIVERNNPKVVAIDSKIPRLDMEVNMSGFCYWNINRHNICFIPKMIDHTEYSIQKPPKKLLIWSCRGAGDARFLRTIKDLCRQHQPSIVLLLETRASASYGDQVAEEIGFPHPFVTDPEGFTGGIWLLWRKDDLEMRVYSAGPHHIHLGVEFPMPETLIFHAPDAGTEPQYSRVYGEDSED; from the coding sequence ATGGAAACTCGCCACAGCAACCACCACCAGGGAAGAGACAATGATCGGAGAAAAGCCCTTGCTCAACATGGACATATTCCGACTGTAGAGCCTTCCTCCGGCCAAGAGGCCGATCTGAGTACTCCATCATTCAAGCAAGCTCTTGTCGCCAAAGTCCTCGGCAAAAGGGTCGAAAGCCGGAGGCTTTCTATTCGCCTTCATCACCTGTGGCGTCCCGAGGGAAGAATGGAAATCGTACTTCTCGCCGGAGACTTCCTCTTGGTGAAGTTTTTTCTCCTTTCCGATTACAACAAAGTTTTCGCCAGCATCCCATGGACCATCGACGATCACTATATCGTCCTTCAACAATGGTTTCCTAACTTCAACCCTTCGGACGCCGCGATCACCCATGTCGCAGTTTGGGTCCGCCTCCCGAAGCTTCCAGAGGAGTGCTATGAGGAAGAAACCCTGTTGAAAATTGGAAAACTAATCGGGGAAGAAGTTGTGAAGATAGACCATCATACCAAAAGCcgaacaaaatttcaatttgcCCGGCTGTGCATCTCGATCGATCTTCGCAACCCCGTTGTTCCTTTCATAGTAATCGGTGGATTATTGCAGCGGATTCAATACGAGGGGCTGGATCTTTTGTGTTATCAGTGCGGCCGATATGGCCATCGACAGCAACACTGTCTAAACTTCCCTTCACTCCATAATCCTCCATCTTCTCAGCCAGAAATCCCGGAAGAACTCTCCTTTCTTGAGAAGACATCATTACAAAGGTTTCCCTCACTCTATGGCCCTTGGCTTCAGTTTCGTCGTCGTGGAAACCAGCATGTGATGATGAGAAGAACTGGAACGTTCCACAGAGAAGAGCAAGTCCAGCAGGTACAAAGAGGCAATAATAATACATTGAGGAGGCCTCTTGATCTCCAACATGGGGAGGGCACCAGCACATCCAAATCTGCAGAAAATTCTTTGCCCGCGGCTGTTTCCCTTTACAGTAAAAGCCTCCCGTTCCAGCCAACTGCTCGTACTCCTTCCAAGCCGCCGCTGGGCTTCATCAACGAGTTGCATCAACCCCAATCCCCAGCGGCAATTGAGTTGTATTCTCAGGTGTTGCAACTCTCGGTAGAGCAGTTTCAGATTATCAGTCCAGCTGTTGACTTGGAGAAACTCATCGTCGAACGAAACAATCCGAAAGTGGTCGCCATCGATTCAAAGATTCCCAGACTTGACATGGAAGTGAACATGTCGGGATTCTGTTATTGGAACATAAACCGGCACAACATATGCTTCATACCTAAAATGATTGATCACACGGAGTATTCGATCCAGAAGCCCCCAAAGAAACTTCTAATTTGGAGTTGCCGTGGAGCTGGGGACGCCAGGTTCTTGCGTACTATCAAGGATCTCTGCCGGCAACACCAGCCATCCATCGTACTTCTTTTGGAAACAAGGGCTTCCGCTAGCTACGGGGATCAAGTTGCCGAGGAAATTGGTTTTCCCCATCCGTTTGTTACCGATCCTGAAGGCTTCACCGGTGGGATATGGCTGTTGTGGCGCAAGGATGATCTTGAGATGAGGGTTTATTCGGCTGGTCCGCACCATATTCATTTGGGCGTTGAGTTTCCCATGCCTGAGACGTTGATTTTCCATGCACCAGATGCTGGGACTGAACCTCAGTATTCGAGGGTCTATGGCGAAGATTCCGAAGATTGA